From the genome of Schaalia odontolytica:
TGTCAACAACTAATTACTTTAAAATCTTGGACTTGTCAGGCATCAAGTGGGCTACCCGCTGCATTGTGGAGGGTGATACCGGCCCGGCGGTCGCAGATGTGGGCGGGGCCTGGGAGACTAGGCACATGAGCACATCCGCGCGCGATGCCCGCCGCCTCACCCCCGTTGAGGTGGCGACCGCTGGCGCGCTCTCGGGTCTGGCCGTCACCTTCGGCCTCATCGCCGCGGTCACCCCCGTCTTCCAGCTCTTCTTCCAGGTCGCCACGGCCGTCCCCCTCGCGATGGTCTCACTCAAGCTTCGGCCTCGGGCTGCCGTCGCGGCCTTCGCCTCGACGATCCTCCTTGCCATCGCCGTCGGCGGCGTCGCCACCGCCGGCCGCTCCTTCCAGGCCGCCCTCGTCGGCCTCATCATTGGCTTCCTCCATAAGAAGCGCGCTTCCTGGCTACCCGTCGGCGGCGTCGCCGCCGGCCTCGGTGTCATCTGGGGCGTCGGCACGGGCGTCGCGTTCTGGGTCCTGTCCGACCTGCGCACCCTTGGCCTTGAGAGCATCCAAAAGACCCTCAATGGCTTTCTCAAGCTGATTGGAAACATCCCCTACTCCGGCGGCTTCGTCGACGCAGGGCATCAGCTCGGCCAATGGTTCGTCGACTGGTGGTGGATCTGGATCCCCATCACCCGCTTCATCGGCGTCGCCTTCCTGGTCCTCGCCGCACGGTGGCTCCTCGGTGCGATCCTCAGCCGCATCTCCCTCGACGCGGGCTGGGACCCGCTCCTGGATGCGTCCGCCCGCTCGGTGGACCCGCGTGAAGGGGCCGAGGCCTCGTCCCACTTGCCCCTCACCCTCACCGACGTCGACTTCACCTACCCGGGCGCCGACCACCCCGCCCTGCGCGGCGTCACCCTCAGCTTCCAGCAGCCTGAATTCACGGTCATCGTCGGACATAACGGCTCGGGCAAGTCCACCCTGGCCCTCCTCCTCGCGGGCGCCGAACCCGGCTCTGGCGTGCGTGAGGGTGGCGGCGTCCTCGGGGCTGTCGGCGGGACCGCGCTCGTGGGACAGCGCTCCGAACTCCTTGTTCTCGGACAGAGTGTCGCCGAAGATATCACCTGGGGCATGAGCGCGGAGCATATCGCCGGCCTCGACCTCGAGGAGCTGCTCGAGCGCGTCGGCCTCGCAGGCCTCGCCGACGCCGACCCGCGCTCGCTCTCCGGCGGGCAGCTTCAGCGCCTCGCGCTCGCGGGCGCGCTCGCGCGCTCCCCGCGCCTGCTCATCTCCGACGAATCCACCGCCATGATCGACCGGGCCGGCCGCGCCGAGATGCTCGACCTCCTCGCCTCCCTGCCCGCACGCGGCATCGCCGTCGTCCACATCACCCACGACCCCGCCGAAAGCGCGCGCGCCGACCGAGTCGTCACGATTCGTAGCGGGCGCATCGTCTCGGACCGACGCGCGGGGGAGGGGAGCGCCGCCGCGGACGGGCTTCGCATCGACGAGGCCGGGGATCCTCTCGGTTCCCCCGCTCCCGGTGCGCCGACTGTGTCGTCTGTGTCGGGCGCGCCTGCGCTCATTAACGCCGCCCATCTGTG
Proteins encoded in this window:
- a CDS encoding DUF2232 domain-containing protein; protein product: MSTSARDARRLTPVEVATAGALSGLAVTFGLIAAVTPVFQLFFQVATAVPLAMVSLKLRPRAAVAAFASTILLAIAVGGVATAGRSFQAALVGLIIGFLHKKRASWLPVGGVAAGLGVIWGVGTGVAFWVLSDLRTLGLESIQKTLNGFLKLIGNIPYSGGFVDAGHQLGQWFVDWWWIWIPITRFIGVAFLVLAARWLLGAILSRISLDAGWDPLLDASARSVDPREGAEASSHLPLTLTDVDFTYPGADHPALRGVTLSFQQPEFTVIVGHNGSGKSTLALLLAGAEPGSGVREGGGVLGAVGGTALVGQRSELLVLGQSVAEDITWGMSAEHIAGLDLEELLERVGLAGLADADPRSLSGGQLQRLALAGALARSPRLLISDESTAMIDRAGRAEMLDLLASLPARGIAVVHITHDPAESARADRVVTIRSGRIVSDRRAGEGSAAADGLRIDEAGDPLGSPAPGAPTVSSVSGAPALINAAHLWADRVAHTYDLGTPWEKPVLRDVSLILDPGQAMLITGDNGSGKTTLSRVLTGLLVPTWGRVTLGGRPMERCVGDVALSMQFARLQLQRPSVRSDILAAAGHGPRIGTGSVHRKGAISREEGDRIVAEAMELVGLDPALATRGIDDLSGGQMRRVALAGLLASHPSVLILDEPMAGLDAASRDLLISVLDERRRAGLSILVISHDLEGMDALCDTHGHLAEGVLS